One genomic region from Marinomonas maritima encodes:
- a CDS encoding type II toxin-antitoxin system RelE/ParE family toxin — translation MLYKVRIRPEVEDDLKEAYSYFEHCRAGLGTEFMLCIEDALLKISTHPRQYPIAHKKLHRALINKFPYGVFYTIQQNMVVIFAVMHCAREPRKWMLRS, via the coding sequence ATGCTATATAAAGTAAGGATACGCCCAGAGGTCGAGGATGACCTGAAAGAAGCTTACTCATACTTCGAACACTGTAGAGCAGGCCTCGGTACCGAGTTTATGCTTTGTATTGAAGATGCATTGTTAAAAATTTCAACTCATCCAAGACAATACCCAATTGCTCACAAGAAACTTCATAGGGCTTTAATAAATAAATTTCCGTATGGTGTTTTCTATACTATTCAGCAAAATATGGTTGTTATTTTTGCTGTCATGCATTGCGCTCGTGAACCCCGAAAATGGATGTTACGAAGCTAA
- a CDS encoding DMT family transporter, with the protein MAHNYTPTFKNWLSLLLLVLLWGTSFMFTAVSLESFSPVAIVSLRVLIAAIILTLFMYAKGWRLPVDLLAWAVFLLLGIMGNLLPFFLISTGQKDISSGITGLLMAFMPLATMILAHYFVLGESLNRFKVFSFVLGITGVVIVLWPSLVGAHSNLLSGLLILLATFSYAINAILVRRLPSYNPVVTAAGVMIISSIVIVPLWLWQDLPWQQSYSLKATLSMLWLGVGPTAFGTILLFAVIATAGPTFLSYINYMIPIVAYFTGVLLLGEAIEWQSLAAMLLIILGIALTRKRVAD; encoded by the coding sequence ATGGCTCACAACTACACACCTACTTTTAAAAACTGGCTTTCTCTGCTGCTACTCGTTCTGCTGTGGGGGACGTCATTTATGTTTACTGCTGTCTCACTGGAAAGCTTTAGCCCTGTGGCGATAGTCTCTCTTAGAGTTTTGATTGCAGCGATTATTCTAACGCTCTTTATGTATGCCAAGGGGTGGCGTTTGCCTGTGGACCTGTTGGCTTGGGCTGTATTTTTGCTGCTGGGTATTATGGGTAACTTGTTGCCATTTTTTCTGATCTCCACAGGTCAGAAGGATATTAGCTCGGGCATTACGGGATTGTTGATGGCATTTATGCCGCTGGCGACAATGATTTTGGCGCATTATTTTGTGTTAGGAGAAAGCCTTAATCGCTTTAAAGTCTTCAGTTTTGTACTAGGTATTACTGGCGTGGTGATTGTGCTTTGGCCGTCGTTAGTCGGCGCTCATAGTAACTTACTGAGTGGTCTGTTAATTTTACTCGCCACGTTTAGTTATGCAATAAATGCCATTTTGGTGAGGCGATTACCCTCCTATAACCCTGTTGTAACAGCGGCAGGCGTGATGATTATTTCCAGCATCGTTATAGTGCCGTTGTGGCTGTGGCAAGATTTACCGTGGCAACAAAGCTATTCTTTAAAAGCCACGTTATCCATGTTGTGGTTAGGTGTCGGTCCAACTGCGTTTGGCACCATTCTCTTGTTTGCCGTTATCGCCACGGCAGGCCCTACGTTTCTTTCATACATTAATTACATGATTCCTATCGTGGCGTATTTTACTGGCGTGCTTCTTTTGGGCGAAGCCATTGAATGGCAAAGCCTAGCGGCCATGTTATTAATAATTTTGGGGATAGCGCTAACGCGAAAGCGGGTTGCTGATTAA
- a CDS encoding DUF1272 domain-containing protein, whose translation MLELRPNCECYDKDLPPESTEANICTFECTFCTSCVEGVLNNRCPNCAGNFVRRPIRPIAALKNNPASIKRVLTNQGCES comes from the coding sequence ATGTTGGAGTTGAGACCAAATTGCGAGTGTTATGATAAGGATTTGCCACCAGAATCAACAGAGGCGAATATCTGTACGTTTGAATGTACCTTTTGCACAAGCTGTGTTGAAGGTGTTTTGAATAATCGATGTCCTAATTGTGCTGGTAACTTTGTTAGACGACCAATTAGACCTATTGCCGCATTAAAAAATAACCCAGCATCAATTAAGCGGGTTTTAACAAATCAGGGTTGTGAGAGTTAA
- a CDS encoding pyridoxamine 5'-phosphate oxidase family protein: protein MKFIDNIGELEDMYGLPSDAALKKVINIITPSYKTWIEKSSFCVISSVGLEGTDASPRGDEGQVVKILNDKTIALPDWQGNQRIDTIRNIVQDGRVSLLFMISGSNNVIRINGQAKITIDSELKKHFIHKDRHPKTVIVIEVREVYFQCARALMRSELWQSGDQASGLPTPGSILKEITNGVFDGDTYDSSWPDRCQKSLW from the coding sequence ATGAAATTTATAGATAATATTGGAGAGCTAGAAGACATGTATGGCTTGCCAAGCGATGCAGCATTAAAGAAAGTCATCAATATTATTACGCCAAGTTATAAAACTTGGATTGAAAAATCCTCTTTTTGTGTTATCAGCTCTGTTGGATTAGAAGGAACTGATGCATCTCCTAGAGGCGATGAGGGGCAGGTCGTTAAAATATTAAATGATAAAACCATTGCTCTACCTGATTGGCAGGGCAATCAGAGAATAGATACGATACGAAATATAGTACAAGATGGACGGGTATCTTTGCTATTTATGATTTCTGGATCAAACAACGTTATACGTATAAACGGGCAGGCAAAAATTACGATTGATAGTGAACTAAAAAAACACTTTATACATAAAGATCGTCATCCTAAAACCGTTATCGTAATAGAAGTTAGAGAAGTTTATTTTCAGTGTGCCCGCGCATTGATGCGGTCAGAACTATGGCAAAGTGGAGATCAGGCATCGGGATTGCCTACACCTGGTTCCATTCTTAAAGAAATTACAAATGGCGTATTCGATGGCGACACCTACGATTCAAGCTGGCCTGATCGCTGTCAAAAGTCTTTATGGTAA
- a CDS encoding P-loop NTPase family protein gives MKKIAVFGKPGSGKSTFSKQLAAQIGIKLYAMDTILYQADGKEIDLEAYTNIHEEVLSADSWLIEGFAPFTALGSFYRRIEEADTLIYIDLPYFVSYWLVTKRLLKGLFKKPEGWPQGASIVKGSLSSYKTLRLCPKFWNRAFLRKLEAQSSNKKLYVIRSLAQLNRFIETQKP, from the coding sequence ATGAAGAAAATAGCAGTATTTGGTAAGCCAGGTAGTGGTAAGTCCACATTCAGTAAACAGCTTGCGGCCCAGATAGGCATTAAACTTTATGCCATGGATACTATCTTGTATCAGGCCGATGGAAAGGAAATAGATTTAGAGGCATATACAAACATTCACGAGGAAGTACTTTCTGCTGACTCTTGGTTGATTGAGGGTTTTGCCCCTTTTACCGCATTGGGCTCTTTTTATCGCCGTATAGAAGAGGCTGACACACTAATATATATCGATCTTCCTTATTTTGTTTCTTATTGGCTGGTAACAAAGCGATTGCTCAAAGGGCTATTTAAAAAGCCGGAAGGTTGGCCGCAAGGCGCTTCTATCGTGAAGGGCAGCTTGTCGAGTTACAAAACGCTTAGGCTGTGCCCAAAGTTTTGGAATCGAGCATTTTTGCGTAAACTGGAAGCGCAATCGTCAAACAAGAAGTTATATGTGATCCGCTCTCTTGCACAATTGAATCGATTTATTGAAACTCAAAAGCCTTAA
- a CDS encoding helix-turn-helix domain-containing protein: MIRHFQYKKICSGRDYLQEHYTDSFSLSKVAEYSCMSQFHFSRVFTNVFGESPNTFVTRLRIEKAKKMLITKNLSISDICAEVGYSSVGSFSSLFSEKVGMSPSQYRRKLRSLANDPNCFPMQSIPLCFSQNLFGFGGNQIKK, translated from the coding sequence ATGATTAGGCACTTTCAATACAAAAAAATATGTTCAGGCCGAGACTATTTACAAGAGCACTACACTGACTCATTTAGCTTAAGTAAAGTGGCTGAATATTCGTGCATGTCTCAATTTCATTTTTCTAGAGTTTTTACAAATGTATTTGGTGAATCACCTAATACATTTGTCACTAGACTAAGAATTGAAAAAGCAAAAAAAATGCTGATAACAAAAAATCTTAGCATAAGCGACATTTGTGCAGAAGTCGGTTATTCAAGCGTTGGTAGCTTTTCTTCTCTTTTTAGTGAAAAGGTAGGTATGTCACCTTCTCAGTACCGTCGAAAACTTCGGAGCTTAGCAAATGATCCTAACTGCTTTCCGATGCAATCTATCCCGCTTTGCTTCTCACAGAATTTATTTGGCTTTGGGGGCAATCAGATAAAGAAGTGA
- a CDS encoding addiction module protein gives MKLNDLTAREKVTLAQQLWDSVANDQNAIELTAAQKNELDNRLAQFESDQNIGSDWKTIKSKILGS, from the coding sequence ATGAAGCTAAATGATTTAACTGCGAGAGAAAAAGTGACGTTAGCTCAGCAGCTTTGGGACTCTGTCGCAAATGACCAGAACGCCATTGAACTAACGGCAGCACAAAAAAATGAATTAGATAATAGACTGGCACAATTCGAATCAGATCAAAATATCGGCTCAGATTGGAAAACGATAAAGTCTAAAATATTAGGTTCATAA
- a CDS encoding VOC family protein has product MIQAIVHVTVYVLDQDEALKFYTEQLGFEIGMDMTMDGGFRWLTVFAKAQPKLELVLAEPKEGPMFDKDSAEKIRGLVSAGAFGVGVFETDNCQKTYEELVKKGVEFTQPPTEQFYGIEALGKDNSGNWFSLTQQTT; this is encoded by the coding sequence ATGATACAGGCGATAGTTCATGTGACGGTATATGTATTAGATCAAGATGAAGCCTTAAAGTTCTATACAGAACAACTCGGGTTTGAAATCGGGATGGATATGACAATGGATGGAGGGTTTCGTTGGCTGACGGTATTCGCAAAAGCACAGCCTAAGCTTGAGCTAGTATTAGCTGAGCCAAAAGAAGGGCCAATGTTTGATAAAGATTCGGCTGAAAAAATCAGGGGTTTAGTTTCAGCTGGTGCATTTGGAGTCGGAGTCTTTGAAACTGATAATTGTCAAAAAACGTACGAGGAGCTGGTTAAAAAAGGCGTTGAGTTTACTCAACCGCCAACAGAACAATTTTATGGGATAGAAGCACTGGGAAAAGATAATTCTGGTAATTGGTTTAGTTTAACTCAACAAACGACTTAA
- a CDS encoding DUF1428 domain-containing protein yields MSYVDGFVAAVPTKNKEKYIEHAKLSAVVFKAHGALKITEAWGDNVPDGVVTSFPMAVNCGKDETVVFSSVVWPTKEIRDAGWEAIMEDPRMHPDQNPMPFDGKRLIYGGFDVILEE; encoded by the coding sequence ATGTCTTATGTCGATGGCTTTGTAGCCGCAGTACCAACAAAAAATAAAGAAAAATACATTGAGCATGCTAAGTTGTCCGCAGTCGTTTTTAAAGCTCACGGAGCGCTTAAAATTACAGAAGCTTGGGGTGATAATGTCCCTGATGGTGTTGTTACATCTTTTCCTATGGCTGTAAATTGTGGCAAAGACGAAACTGTCGTTTTTTCATCTGTTGTATGGCCGACAAAGGAGATTCGTGATGCTGGTTGGGAGGCAATTATGGAAGATCCTAGAATGCACCCAGATCAAAACCCAATGCCCTTTGATGGTAAGCGTTTAATTTACGGTGGCTTTGACGTTATTTTAGAAGAGTAG
- a CDS encoding helix-turn-helix domain-containing protein produces MKVNTKNILNERKSRAWSQQHLADVSALSLRTIQRVEKEGTGSPETVKALAACFELDVNELLVQEETRKNSFERNIKMKLVTMWSSFIVIFVSTILFFVQPTMAFNMEISADQIESSDENNYQLYSGNVEIFVPEEITFEVESDELWGTDTASVVTRSVKVKFDEATLLVGDGVIIKVDKGIKITTDYAELHPLSL; encoded by the coding sequence ATGAAGGTTAATACTAAAAATATATTAAATGAACGAAAATCAAGAGCATGGAGTCAACAACATTTAGCTGATGTAAGTGCTTTAAGTTTAAGAACAATTCAAAGAGTTGAGAAAGAAGGTACAGGCTCACCTGAAACAGTGAAGGCACTAGCGGCTTGTTTTGAATTAGACGTGAATGAACTACTTGTGCAAGAAGAGACTAGAAAAAATTCATTCGAAAGAAATATTAAAATGAAATTGGTTACAATGTGGTCTTCATTTATTGTTATTTTTGTCAGTACTATATTGTTTTTTGTGCAACCTACAATGGCATTTAATATGGAAATTAGTGCGGATCAGATAGAAAGTTCTGATGAAAATAACTATCAACTATATAGCGGTAATGTAGAAATATTTGTGCCTGAAGAAATCACTTTTGAAGTCGAATCTGATGAGCTTTGGGGGACAGATACAGCTTCGGTTGTAACGAGGAGTGTGAAGGTAAAGTTTGATGAGGCTACATTATTGGTAGGCGATGGTGTGATCATTAAAGTCGACAAAGGAATAAAAATCACGACAGATTACGCTGAACTCCACCCTTTATCACTATGA
- a CDS encoding carboxypeptidase M32 has product MSNYDQLTSHYQTIHHFNHAESMLSWDAAANMPSGGSNARSKAMAELSVHIHRLSTQPQLEEWFGNAEKESLNTEQKASLREMKRKWQQATVVPEDLVQAQSIASSKCEHAWRSQRQENDWVGFEKNWKEVVALSREEAKIRGEALGLTPYDAMLDKFEPGTTTASLDALFSDVKTWLPELIEKVLVKQQSNSIIMPSGTFSTASQKALGLEVMKLLKFDFDRGRLDQSVHPFCGGVPSDVRITTRYDEKNFVQALMGIVHETGHARYEQGLPSAFAGLPVGEARSMGVHESQSLFFEMQIGRCKPFISHLSRLSADAFNAHKDPVFAEENLYKIYTQVKKGFIRVDADELTYPAHVIVRYEIERDLINGVIEHTDVPAIWDEKMKASLGISTKDNYKNGCMQDIHWTGGSFGYFPSYTLGAMYAAQYKATMTKTVDIDAAIQSGDLSPIFQWLSDNIWSQASLHTTDELIKRATGETLNAAHFRKHLEGRYL; this is encoded by the coding sequence ATGTCTAACTACGATCAATTAACGTCACACTACCAAACGATTCATCACTTTAATCATGCCGAGTCTATGCTCAGTTGGGATGCCGCGGCGAACATGCCATCTGGTGGCAGCAATGCGCGCTCAAAAGCCATGGCCGAATTGTCGGTTCATATCCATCGTTTATCCACTCAGCCTCAACTTGAAGAGTGGTTTGGCAACGCGGAAAAAGAGTCTTTAAACACGGAACAGAAGGCGAGCCTGCGTGAGATGAAGCGCAAGTGGCAACAAGCAACGGTCGTGCCGGAAGACTTAGTGCAAGCGCAATCCATAGCGAGTTCAAAATGTGAACACGCTTGGCGTTCACAACGTCAAGAAAACGATTGGGTAGGGTTTGAGAAGAACTGGAAAGAAGTCGTCGCCTTGTCTCGTGAAGAAGCGAAAATTCGCGGCGAAGCGTTAGGTCTTACTCCTTACGACGCCATGCTCGACAAGTTCGAACCGGGTACCACAACCGCTTCTCTTGATGCCTTGTTTTCAGATGTCAAAACGTGGCTGCCAGAGCTGATTGAAAAAGTGCTCGTAAAGCAGCAATCTAATTCTATCATTATGCCGTCAGGTACTTTTTCTACCGCCTCGCAAAAAGCGCTCGGTCTGGAAGTCATGAAGCTACTGAAATTCGACTTTGATCGCGGTCGATTAGACCAAAGTGTTCACCCGTTCTGCGGTGGCGTTCCGTCTGATGTGCGTATTACGACCCGTTACGATGAAAAAAATTTCGTACAAGCCTTAATGGGTATTGTTCACGAAACAGGCCACGCTCGTTACGAACAAGGCTTACCAAGTGCCTTTGCCGGCTTACCAGTGGGTGAGGCGCGTTCCATGGGGGTTCATGAATCACAATCGCTCTTTTTTGAAATGCAGATAGGCCGCTGTAAACCCTTTATTTCCCACTTGTCGCGCCTTTCTGCCGACGCCTTTAACGCGCACAAAGACCCCGTGTTTGCTGAAGAAAACCTCTACAAAATCTACACACAGGTGAAAAAAGGCTTTATTCGAGTCGATGCAGACGAACTCACGTACCCAGCGCACGTTATTGTGCGCTACGAAATCGAACGTGACTTGATCAATGGCGTGATTGAACACACCGATGTCCCTGCGATTTGGGATGAAAAAATGAAAGCCTCCCTTGGGATCTCAACCAAAGACAATTACAAAAATGGCTGCATGCAAGATATCCATTGGACTGGTGGCTCGTTCGGTTACTTTCCTTCCTACACACTAGGTGCCATGTACGCCGCGCAATACAAAGCCACTATGACAAAAACCGTCGACATCGACGCCGCCATTCAAAGTGGCGACCTAAGCCCAATCTTCCAATGGCTCAGCGACAACATTTGGTCACAAGCTTCTCTTCACACCACAGATGAACTAATAAAGCGTGCGACAGGCGAAACACTCAATGCTGCGCATTTTAGAAAACATCTAGAAGGGCGGTATTTGTAA